ATCCGGTCTTCAAGCACGCCGCGCTGACCCTGTGGGCTGATATTCAGGGCGGCTGGAACGAGCATTGCGGCGGCGGCATCGCCTGGCGCAAACCGCAACTGGACTACAAGAATACACCCGCCAACGCGCCCGCAGTGATCCTGGCGGCCCGGCTGTACACGCGCTTCGGTGATGCGTCCGACCTCGCCTGGGCACAGCGCATTTTCGGTTGGCTGGAAGCCCATCTGATCAACCCCGTGTCCGGCTTCGTGTGGGACGGCATGAACCGGCTAGGTGACGCAACCACCGACCGTGACTGGACCTTCACCTACTGTCAGGGTGTCGTGGTAGGAGCAGCGCTTGAATTGCATCACATCACAGAGAAACCCGAATATCTGGCGGCGGCGCACCGCACTGCCGGGGCGGCCCTGACCCAGTTAGCCGATCCGGTCACACAGGTGATGCCTGACGAGGGCGGCGGCGACGCGGGACTCTTCAAAGGTATTCTAGTGCGCTACCTCGCTCAACTGGTGCAGGTGACCGGAAACGAATCCATTCGGCGCTGGTTGACAACGAACGCAAACGCCGCCTGGACGTACCGTGACGCCGCTTCCGGTCTGTCTGGACGGTCGTGGCAGGCACTGCCGCAGTTTCCCCTAGAGCTGACTGCCGCTCTCTCCGGCGTCATGCTCTTTGAACAGATGGCCGCGCTCAACCCGGCTCCGGAAGACTTGAGGCCAGATTCATGACGCGTCTGAGCATGGAGTGGAGTACGTTATGTTGAGTGTGACCCCCCACCTCTACGAGCGTATTGTCGCCAGCATGCTCGACGACATCAAAGCAGGCCGTCTTCGTCCCGGTGACCGTGTGCCGTCCGAGCATGCCCTCGCCCAGAGCTTTGAGGTGAGCCGCATCACGTCCCGGCGGGCGCTAGAAGTGCTGGCGCAGGCCAGTGTGGTCAAGCGCGCTCAGGGCCGGGGCACCTTTGTGGTGGACGACTTGCCTGATCTGGCGCGGATCGGCGTGGGTCTGGGCATCAATCCCGATCTCGCCGAGGCCGTGCCGACTGTGCCGGGGGTTCGGTCTGGGCTGATCGGGTTGGTCTTGCCCGACTTCAATGACAGCTATGGCCTTCAACTGGTCTATTCGGTTGAGCAAAGTTGCACCCAGAAGGGGCTCGATCTGATTCTCAAGCGCACGTACGGCCTGAGGGAAAATGAGGAACGCGCGATTGCAGGGCTGGTGGCGCGGGGCGTCGACGGTTTGATTGTCTTTCCGGTCCACGGCGAGCATTACAACCCGGTGCTGCTCAAAATCGTGCTGGATAAATTTCCATTGGTACTGGTCGATCGGTATCTCAAAGGGATTCCGGCGCAGGCGGTGGTGACCGACAATCACGCCGCCGCCGCCGCCTTGACCGAGCATCTCATTGATCTCGGCCACCGCGAGATCGCTTTCGTCTCTCCGCCCGTCGAAAACACCAGTGCCCTCGAAGAACGCTTTGCAGGTTGGAGTTCGGCGCTCTCCAAACACGGTCTGCTTTCCCGCCCCGAACTGGTGCTGAGTAACTTGATTTCCACCTTGCCAACCCAGTTCCGGCCCGACAATATCGCTGCCGACCAGACGTTGCTGGA
The Deinococcus psychrotolerans genome window above contains:
- a CDS encoding glycoside hydrolase family 76 protein, translated to MSVPLRVPTTLTTDRAQQAFDDLMLHYWDEPTGLFKIRVPVVHAEHDLPSDPFHYWWQAHALDSLIDAFRRDGNALHLQRAARLLGSIQMQNASLTNDYYDDMEWLALAALRAWDASQNPVFKHAALTLWADIQGGWNEHCGGGIAWRKPQLDYKNTPANAPAVILAARLYTRFGDASDLAWAQRIFGWLEAHLINPVSGFVWDGMNRLGDATTDRDWTFTYCQGVVVGAALELHHITEKPEYLAAAHRTAGAALTQLADPVTQVMPDEGGGDAGLFKGILVRYLAQLVQVTGNESIRRWLTTNANAAWTYRDAASGLSGRSWQALPQFPLELTAALSGVMLFEQMAALNPAPEDLRPDS
- a CDS encoding GntR family transcriptional regulator, with the translated sequence MLSVTPHLYERIVASMLDDIKAGRLRPGDRVPSEHALAQSFEVSRITSRRALEVLAQASVVKRAQGRGTFVVDDLPDLARIGVGLGINPDLAEAVPTVPGVRSGLIGLVLPDFNDSYGLQLVYSVEQSCTQKGLDLILKRTYGLRENEERAIAGLVARGVDGLIVFPVHGEHYNPVLLKIVLDKFPLVLVDRYLKGIPAQAVVTDNHAAAAALTEHLIDLGHREIAFVSPPVENTSALEERFAGWSSALSKHGLLSRPELVLSNLISTLPTQFRPDNIAADQTLLEAFVRSMDATAFVCAEYNLALELGSTLQALGKRIPNDMSVACFDVPHVPLTSPHGLPDLTHIHQNELEMGRLAVEQILARLRGESDATRRHVAFELVQGRSTGSPPA